A window of Nicotiana sylvestris chromosome 8, ASM39365v2, whole genome shotgun sequence genomic DNA:
TTGATGGCCGAGCTAGTGCGGGAGCAAGTGTCGATTCGGCTAGACAAAATTTGGCTGCTACATTTGTCAATGCATTTGTTAATGCTGGCTTTGGTCAGGTAAAATGAGTCAGGTTGTATTTTTCATTCACAGTGACACACATATAGATATATGTTTGTATTTGTGTAGCTTGTTATGTATCTGTATGCTGTAAATAACTCTAATTTTGTTTTGCTGCAGGATAAGTTGATGACGGTACCATCAGAGGCCACAAGTGGTGGTTCCTCTACCAGCTGGCTTTTCAAAAATAAAGAACATGGCAAGGCTAGTGCTGCAGCAAGTCTGGTATGTAATTTTACTAATTCATTCGATTCTCCTTGTTGATTACCTATCTGCAGCTATTGATTGATCTTTCCCATATTTAGGGAATGATCCTGCTTTGGGATGTTGATTCTGGGCTTGCACAACTTGATAAGTATTTCCATAGTACTGATACCCATGTCATTGCTGGTGCACTATTAGGAGTTGGAATTGTAAACTGTGGCATCAAGAATGATTGTGATCCAGTAAGCTTTCTCTGATGTTTGTACTAATTTGTGTTGCAAATTTTCATATCCTGAGATTTCACTCGATTCTCTGTGCAGGCATTGGCACTTCTTGCTGAATATGTAGACAAAGATGATCCTTCAATTAGAATAGGTGCTATAATGGGCCTGGGTCTTGCTTATGCAGGTGCTCAGAATGAGCAGGTAAAGTTCCtatgtttttatttttggatttggcTAGACAAGAATAAACTTTGAGCTCTGTCCTTTAGTCCATCCATTAGTTTACAAAATTCTACCTTGTCTTTGGAACTCCAGAAGATCCGtctggatatatatatatatatatatatatatatgaatgttACATTGAGTCCTTGCTGTTTTTCAGATCAGAAGTATATTGACTCCCATACTTGGAGATAATAAGGCGTCCCTTGATGTCATTGCATTTGCTGCAATATCATTGGGCTTGGTGTACGTGGGTTCATGTAATGAAGAGATTGCTCAGGCAATCATATTTGCATTGATGGAGCGAAGTGAGTCCGAATTGGGAGAGCCCCTTGCCCGTCTCTTGCCTCTGGGTCTTGGTCTTTTATACCTTGGGAAGCAGGTAACTGAAAAAGTTACGGGCCTTAGTTTCCGACTTTCCGTAAAGGTTGAAGAAAATCTGAATTACCTGCAATTCTTGTCCCTTGACACCAGTGCAGATTAGCGTTTTGTATCACTATAGCCTAGATATTCATATTCATCTATATTCATTCAACACTTTTGGATTGTAGAACAACTTATTTTGATTTGGTATTCCTCTGTCATGTCTTATAGGAAAGCGTCGAAGCTACAGCTGAAGTTTCGAAAACTTTCCATGAGAAGATCAGAAAGCATTGTGATATGACCCTGCTTTCTTGTGCCTATGCTGGGACAGGCAACGTACTCAAGGTAATGCAAGTTTCTTCTCCTTTCACTATTAAGCGATTCTGGTTAGGATAATTGCAATTGCTGACTGCTATTCTATTCTAGGTCCAACACTTTCTTGGTCAATGTGCCCAACATCTTGAAAAGGGTGAAACCTATCAGGGACCAGCTGTCCTTGGTATTGCAATGGTAGCAATGTCTGAAGAATTGGGGCTTGAAATGACAATACGCTCCCTAGAACATCTTTTGCAGTATGGAGAACAAAATATTAGAAGAGCAGTTCCATTGGCTCTTGCCCTCCTCTGCATATCAAATCCAAAGGTATGTTTTCTCAAAAGTATCCATATCATTGATTTCTATTTCCatactttttcttttacttcctttgGTTgtgttaatattttttttttacctcttttattgaCTAGTCGTGGCAGgcctgtttttccttttcttctgctTGTATCTCTTGGTAACATATTATGCTGTCTTGGACAGGTCAATGTCATGGACACACTGAGCAGGCTTAGTCATGATTCAGACACTGAAGTAGCAATGGTAATTTTGGACGAGTGTAGTTATTTGTGCGGCTATTAGATTGTTAAATCTGAAAACTTCTCTAAATTCTACAGGCTGCTGTCATTTCATTGGGATTGATAGGTGCCGGAACAAACAATGCTCGAATAGCTGGCATGCTTCGTAACCTGTCCAGTTACTATTACAAAGAAGCCAACCTTCTTTTCTGTGTAAGAAATAAATAATTATCAGTTATTCTCTGGTGACTAGTCCATATCTTGTGTTTACTAACCCGCTTACTCTAATCATTGGCATTTGCTACTTCTGCAGGTGCGGATCGCCCAAGGTCTTGTCCATTTGGGAAAGGGCTTGATAACTCTTTCACCATATCACTCTGAACGATTTTTGTTATCTCCGTAAGTTTTCTCTTCTATAAACTATTTTGTCTCACGAGAAGCATTTTCTTATGCAAGTCCCTTGGAGGCTCATTTTACTAACTGATATTTTTTAGTTGAAATATATGTCTTTTACCTATCTAGTAAGGGTTTTCGGAAAGAGGATCAAGTGAATAATTGCAGATAAACAGAGGACTGCCGTTAAAGGATCTGTTATATCCTTGTTTCTTTTGAAGTGTTTGGCATATTTGTTATCTTAAACCTCCTATCAAAATTGACATGTATAATTGAACCGGTGCTTCACGAGCTAGCCTTTCTGATCCTTCAAACCCTCAATCTGttgttgcctcttaaattttgaacTGTTCCAGGACTGCACTGGCTGGACTCGTAACACTGCTGCATGTATGTCTTGATATGAAGGCCATTATTTTGGGGAAATACCACTATGTGCTTTATTTTCTGACACTGGCGATGCAGGTTTGCTATCTCTTGAACTAGCCTTTCCCTCCCTCTACTTTTGTCCTTTTTGGTGGCTGTTGGTTGGTTTCTCTTCTGTGTtttagccccccccccccccccggccggccttttgttttctttttaatcAGTCATACGTTTGCTGCTTCTTTGCAGCCAAGGATGCTGATGACTGTGGATGAGAATTTGAAACCCTTGTCAGTGCCTGTCCGAGTTGGTCAAGCTGTTGATGTTATTGGTCAGGCTGGACGACCGAAGACGATTACGGGTTTCCAGACACACTCAACCCCAGTTCTCCTTGCTGCTGGGGATCGAGCTGAGCTTGCTACAGAAAAGTATTGTCCTTCCCCCTTGAACTTGCTATTTATATTATTGCACGGTTGTTGATCCATTTCGTCACTATTTTTAGGGTAATTTCTACAAGGGAAAAGTGCACCTTTGTCTCAATTATTTGACAATTTTCTTTTTTACCATAATTTCTGGCTATGAACATTTCATCTTACCAAACTAGACACCACTAGAGTCATGCTCAATCTGATCAATTTTTATCGGATGAACATGTAATGTAACTGTGATATGCTATTTTTAGTGGCTTATTATAgtatttttccttatatattcGGTGGCAATTTCTAAACCTGTATTGCTTACTTTAAAAGTACTAATACAAGCTCCACTTAGCAAAACATATGCTAATGCTCAAACGAATATCATGAGTCCCAAAATTGGAACCTCAATAACTGAGGGACCACACACTTTTCCCGTCATTATAACTAGTCCCATCTACTCACATTTCTTGTTAATGCAGGTACATTCCAATCTCGCCCATTCTTGAAGGCTTTGTCATCTTGAAGGAGAATCCCGAGTATAGGGATGACCACTAGTCATGGTACGAAATGAGTTCACTAGAAGATTTAATTGGGCCAGTATACTTGTCCGTGAGATGAATGTCTGGGGACGATGACGAAGACAAAGACCCATTTATTTAGCTCAGGTTGCCTGCTTCAAGATTAGTCCATGTGCTGAGTTCATCGTGGCTAACGAGGTTACCAGATCTACCTTTACATAGAAATGTTCGAAAGAAGAGAATTGAGTACTGGATTGTTGCAAGATTCTAATTTGTACTCCCTTTTTAGTCTAAAAGGAAAGCAAAATGACTCCTCTCGGATAATCACGGGCTTTTAGAGGTATAACATTGGCCAAATCTTACTATATGAAGGAGCTTAGCTAGCGCAAGAAAATGTTTTTTACTAGTAGCATATTTGTACCTGTTATATCCTGCCCTCTTGTCCCATTGTTTTTAACAGCCGCTGGTCACCGAAATTGAAGTGCAGATCCTATACTTTGCTTTCGATATAATTTTCTTTGGCACATACCTCCTCTTATTTCACTGGAGCTTAGCCTTGCGTCTTGCGTAGTATTCTTACGGCTTTTGATTTATGGAGTTGAAGTTTCTATTCTTAAACCAAGGAGTTACtcaccttatcaaaaaaaaaaaaaaaaatcccaagGAGTTACTCATCTTTTTTAGCTGGACTTTCTTATCAGTTTTCGGAAATTATGGGGTTAATTATTACTCTGGCAATGTTGATTGCGAAATTTATATTATACTGAATTGTTTGGAGTACCTGGAAGGGAGCTTTGGCGTAACTTATGAACTTGCTGTTATGGTGACcaagaggtcacgggttcgagctgtggaaatagcctcttgcagaaatacaaGGTAAGACTGTGTACAATAGACCTTTGTGGTCCGGCTCTTTTCCGGAGCTTAATGCATTGGGCTggccctttttttgtttttgtttggagCAACTGGAAAAGAGGGGGTCGGGGTGGGGTTATTTGGAGCATTGGGTTTATGGTGCATTACAAATAGGGGTGTTCATGATtcggtttggatcgatttttctctaaaagaaaccaaaccaattaagtcgatttttcaaatattagaaccaaaccaaaccaattaagtcggttttttctcgatttggTTTATGTCAgtttttcggttttttcggttatttgtcgggtttttttaaatataagacatacactaccaaacacacatttcggcgaccatattttcaacgtaacactattaaatcaattgccctttgaaaaatctattatttaccaagatatattgatgataattgaatcaaatagcgatgaataatttaagaactcaatttaaatatattatttttaacatgaaatagattcttacacttaacaaaagaaaactaccaattaaactagaatgtaaagggaagaactgtactaaaagtgcaaacgattaatatttactataaattttttaaactttgtataaaagtatatatatatatatataggtgtaataataaatttaaaatagctactcctatattcggtttggttcgatttttttttaattaaaaccaaaaccaaataaaaaagtatcggtttttttgatcggtttgatttgatttggttttcggtttgattcggtttttcggatttttatgaacacccctaattACAAATATCATTTTAGTTATATGTCCGTTTTACAGGATATTGGAAACATGAAGGTTAATGTCATTTTTTCCTATTCAAATTGTAATTTATAATTGATCATGGGAGATAATTTTATCAAGAAAGTCTTTACTTTTTGGTTTAAGGTTGGAGttattaaaatattctaagttAAAAAAATACTAACACCATTGAAGAGTTCAATTAAGTTTTAATAAGCACTACAAGACATTCTCTTTGGAACGAAAGAATCATTTAATTTGACACAAGAAATATGAAACCACGAAGCACTAAAAAGCTTAGAGGATTCGACCGAAAAAAAAAATGCTTAGAGGATATACAGGCAGATCTCACCTCTTTATAGCAGCGTATAAAAGTAAAAGTTTTCTCAGAATcgattttatgttatgttataatatatgtgcTTTGTAAAAGAATTTTACTATAGCAACCAAAAAATATCGGAATAAATGAGGTTATTATAAAGAGGTTTGACTGCATAATGAAATCGAAAATAATAATTTTCTCAAATTGCTTCAATTTTGTCGCCCTTTATCATTAACGAAACTCTTGCATAAAATAGATAGACTACATTTGTTTAAATTTTTCGAAAATAAAAGATCAaggatttcttcaattttttactataatttaaaattatcttTAGATTAAAGCTCCCAAAAAAGATAAGGGCAACCATAAAACTTTTTTCTAACGCGGGATAAAATTAGATATTGTCATTTAACAAAATTCATAATTGCTCAATTTGAACTAGTAGAGAGTCAAAGGGGTTTTCCATGCCTAAAACCCTCTGATTTCATCACAGCTTCTCCATTTCCTCCATACATTTCCCAGCAGTTCTACGTAATCGGATGGCCACCGCCGCCGCATCGGCCGCCGCCAGGTCCGTTTTCCGGTCATCATCTGTCCGCAATGCCGCTTCCAAAATTGCATCCGAATCGAAAACTGTTCCTTCATCTTTTCGCGCAGCTTCTAGAAGTGCTCTCTCCAATCGTATCTTCAGGTAACATCTGCGCatctataaaaataaatatatattgaTAGCCACGTAGGTGAATCTAGGATTTAAACGCAATGATTGCACCACTTAATTTGCGTATATTGTTCTAAAAGCTCTCTTTGAATTTTCTATTGAGTTTTAACTTTTATtccttttgtttcaatttgtatgatgatgatgattgacTAGACGTAaagtttaaaatatttattttgatcTGCGTATTATATTTTTACCTCTCAATTTAGAAAGAGTGTCATATCAATTGTTACAAAGGAAGTATATGGTAATTTTATAACAATTATCTACACAATCAGGTCGAGGTAACTGCATATAATATGGATTGATAACTTGTAAAATATTACTAACTTGCTAAATTACTGATGGTAATTATTTACAATTTTCTTTTGTAACTAACAGTCTTGTATTAATAACCAATGAAGTAATTACAAAGCCATAGCTGAGCTATCTCAGCTTGCTATCCAAACTAAAACTCATTTACAATCGGCAGAGAATTAAAAAAACAGATTTATGTCTAAAACATGAGCTGTTAAACATGAGAATTATTTACATTGTCAATGTGTGTAAGTTAAATCATAGTTTGAGTTCTAGATGGTGGTGGCACATTGATCTATTGCTTATATGCTGGATCCACCTCTGGGTAGCTAGTGTTATATGCACGTAGATGTGTCAATGTGACTGAGAAATATTATGTATATGAAGGTGTCCGGCTGAGATGAGCGCTTGTGTGGAGTCACTGCAACCTTACCACACAGCCACTGCTTCAGCCTTGATGACTTCCATGCTGACTGTCTCCATGCGCAGTTACGGTTGGCTATCAGAAGGTATCTTCACTCTATTGACTATTTCCTAATACATTTGTTTACGGTGTGCTGGATTCTGTTATCAATAATTATGTGACTATTGTGACCTTAACCTTATTGATTTAATTGGCCTAAATAAAGCTGACTATCCAATTCATGATTTCTTCTTgtttaaagtgttgcaatttgtgctgTGTAAGTTGTAATTTAATTCTGGTGGAAATGTTTGGCGGATCCATGTTTTGGTGGAGTACAGCTACATGATGGACATAGAAATATTCAGTGTTATGTGTAGGAAATAATCctccaccccccccccctccGCTGCCGCGCAAGCGGGCGCATAACTTTTTTTTGGTGGGTTGCCCTACTTTTTGGGGTGGGGAGCGGAGAAGGACACTTTTATATAGGTAACAATGGTCAACCGTCTATGTAAAGTGGTTTTGAAATGATGAAAATTATAAGaatttttgttttttcctttctATTATTTTGATCTTAAGTTGGTGATTGCTGGGTACGGAAGAATGTTGACCAGGGAAGCATCATATAACATTATCTGATGTGTCTCTCTAGTAATGATCTTTAGTTGTTGATGTTCAAGGTTAGGATTAGTAGTTTTGAACTATAGTTGCAGGAGAGGGCTATTTGATGGTAGAATCATTCGCATTAGGTAGCTAATTTGAAGCTCTTATCTGGTCTGGTCCAATTGCTGGTCTTGTTCTTCAACCCAAGCCTCCATTCATGTTCAAGTAGATTTGGAAACGTAAATACCTGCTACTATATATTATTTTCCATGGAGCATTGTACTACATATCTCATAAATTTCTCTAGAGCAAATTTTCGcctatgttgcgcggactctccaaaatgtagCTACACCCAtgtcggatccttcaaaaatgcactatttttggaggatccgacacgtatCCGGCCACATTTATCTTGCTGCTTACACATTTATCTTTTATTCAATCAGCTCAAAATGACGATGTGTGATGATTCTTTTGGGGGAGCTGGAGCAAACATTACCAGTTTGTTCTTCCTAACGACGTGGTGCCAACTGCCATGTAAAGAAGTTATATGAGTGAGTAGCCAAGGAGGAGCTTCTGGGTATTCTGCATTTCCAAACATAAACATTGAGGAACTGGATCTTAACCTTTTGGAACACTTGGGGAAAAATATAATCTTCTTGGAGCTTACTTGATGTAGCGACGAGTTGGTAGTGATTATACTTTGTAGATTTTGGAATCATATAACTTTCTATATCATGTTTTTGTACACTAGGATACCTGAGCTTTTCCTACCAATAACTACCGTGTCACAAATGGTGCCGATTTTCTTGAATTTATAACCTAATTGTCAGTAAAAACATACTTCACACTTGTATTACTACCAAACTTGTCACCAGACGTGGAAAATGAGAATAGAGCTAAATAGGCTTTAATACATTGAAATTCAAGAAATTAGCAGTTCTCCTGATCCACATGGAATTAATTGAACTTCTTAAGCTGACACCAGTCGTGCACCATAAAGCGAGAAACATGCGATAAAGCTTGGGAAATTAATCACTTTG
This region includes:
- the LOC104213961 gene encoding 26S proteasome non-ATPase regulatory subunit 2 homolog A-like — protein: MSKTPDPNSTGTSAGAGKHTGEEATVKVPSKDPKKKDDKKDEDLSEEDLALKQQLELYVERVQDADPGLQKVALESMRQEIRTATSSMTSVPKPLKFLRPHYGTLKEFYEKMPDSDMKKLLADILSVLALTMSAEGERESLKYRLLGSEGDIGSWGHEYVRNLAGEIGQEYAKRQSEEAPIDDLMELVQQIVSFNMKHNAEPDAVDLLIEVEDLDLLVEHVDSSNCKRTCAYLTSFAKYLPGPDDMLVLDIAYTIYMKFEEYPLALVTALALDNMQSIKQVFTSCDDLLRKKQFCYILARHGQTFDLDKEMCAGDEEREGLQEIINNTKLSEGYLALARDIEVMEPKTPDDIYKPHLLDGRASAGASVDSARQNLAATFVNAFVNAGFGQDKLMTVPSEATSGGSSTSWLFKNKEHGKASAAASLGMILLWDVDSGLAQLDKYFHSTDTHVIAGALLGVGIVNCGIKNDCDPALALLAEYVDKDDPSIRIGAIMGLGLAYAGAQNEQIRSILTPILGDNKASLDVIAFAAISLGLVYVGSCNEEIAQAIIFALMERSESELGEPLARLLPLGLGLLYLGKQESVEATAEVSKTFHEKIRKHCDMTLLSCAYAGTGNVLKVQHFLGQCAQHLEKGETYQGPAVLGIAMVAMSEELGLEMTIRSLEHLLQYGEQNIRRAVPLALALLCISNPKVNVMDTLSRLSHDSDTEVAMAAVISLGLIGAGTNNARIAGMLRNLSSYYYKEANLLFCVRIAQGLVHLGKGLITLSPYHSERFLLSPTALAGLVTLLHVCLDMKAIILGKYHYVLYFLTLAMQPRMLMTVDENLKPLSVPVRVGQAVDVIGQAGRPKTITGFQTHSTPVLLAAGDRAELATEKYIPISPILEGFVILKENPEYRDDH
- the LOC104213960 gene encoding protein NUCLEAR FUSION DEFECTIVE 6, mitochondrial, which gives rise to MATAAASAAARSVFRSSSVRNAASKIASESKTVPSSFRAASRSALSNRIFRCPAEMSACVESLQPYHTATASALMTSMLTVSMRSYGWLSEAQNDDV